The genome window TTCGTTAGGGGCAAGTGGCGCGATCGCGGGGATCATGGGGGCTTATGTCTTACGGTTTTATGATCGAGAAATTCTCACCCTGCTACCGATTTTTATTATTTGGACGACCATTCGCGTGCCTGCGATTTTCTTCATCGGTTTTTGGTTTATCCAACAAGCCTTTTACGGAGTCGCTAGCCTCAATACTTCCGCCAGCATTGGCATGGAAGGCGGTGGCGTTGCTTATTGGGCACACGCCGGCGGGTTTGTCTTTGGAGCGATCTTAGGACCCATCCTCGGCTTATTTGACAAAAACCAAGATACTTATTATTAAAAGATTATTTTCTTTTTACCCTTCTCTGGGTCAAGAACGTTATCTTGTAGAGCAGTGAGCTAGCGACAAATTCTTGAAAGCCTTATGACCCCGAACGAACTTTTGATGTTAGTGGTTCTTCTCAGTCCCGGAATTTTACTTTCTGTAATCGTGATGGTGACCTTTGCTGAAGGGGGTTAAGCCGTTACCCATGATCACTACCCAGTGACCCGTTCCCAAATGTTGGTTCAAGGGGAACGGGTCAGGGAGAAAAGAATCATAACGTGGATTGTTGAACTTTAGGCTCCTATTCCCTGTTCCCTATTGCCTCATTTTAGCCAGGCCATTAACTTGATTTCAGCACTAAATATCTTGACTATGATCCATACGAGTTTCGAGTTCCATACGCTGCTCCATTTGGCGCAAGAAGTAACCGGTCATCATTGCTGAAGCCAACATATTGGATAGATTATCTTGATCGGTAGTGACTTGAACTTGGAAATGTTCAGAAGGAAGCATCCCGACCAGCCCTTGCACATTCTGGGATACAATTTGTTTGGCGTCGGGGCTGATGGAGCGAGCAATTTCCGCTAAAACATCAGGATTTTGTTGTTGGAGATATTCCAAGAGTGAATTATCAGGTTGTTCATCAGAAGACGCGGATGATTGGTTGTCGCTTGCGTCAGAATTAAAGAAGTTAGGGTCAAATACCATCAGTAAATGTTGTAGAGTGAAGACCTGCTTACACACCAGTTTAAACCATGATGGAATTAATCTCCACGTTATTCAGCGATGCAGTTTATTGATCAAGCCGAAATTGAAGTCATTGCGGGGAAAGGAGGAGATGGCATTGTCGCCTTTCGTCGGGAAAAATATGTGCCGGCTGGCGGTCCAGCTGGCGGCAATGGGGGGAGAGGCGGTTCAGTCATCTTGGAAGCGGATGAAAATTTACAGACCCTCCTCGATTTTAAGTACAACCATTGCTTTCGGGCA of Cyanobacteria bacterium GSL.Bin1 contains these proteins:
- a CDS encoding DUF760 domain-containing protein, which gives rise to MVFDPNFFNSDASDNQSSASSDEQPDNSLLEYLQQQNPDVLAEIARSISPDAKQIVSQNVQGLVGMLPSEHFQVQVTTDQDNLSNMLASAMMTGYFLRQMEQRMELETRMDHSQDI